A window from Osmia lignaria lignaria isolate PbOS001 chromosome 8, iyOsmLign1, whole genome shotgun sequence encodes these proteins:
- the mRpS24 gene encoding mitochondrial ribosomal protein S24: MSLVSYIRPVNILLNQNVITRRCLHASAVLNKTQAGHYRPKTRVKQPLTYEMANPPYQIAARKSWNSWNTSSIKDGNRISETAIEDMFIRSFMQGTWHGFFLSEIIIKRQHNVIRIAGIIIRRLTPIKIYFLIGYTEELLSYWLHCPVKLELVSTENKDDVIYKII; encoded by the exons ATGAGCTTGGTCTCTTATATACGTCCTGTAAAT ATATTACTTAATCAAAATGTTATTACAAGAAGATGTTTACATGCTAGTGCAGTACTTAATAAAACACAAGCTGGGCACTATAGACCTAAAACAAGAGTAAAGCAACCATTAACATATGAAATGGCAAACCCTCCATATCAAATTGCTGCTAGGAAATCTTGGAATTCTTGGAATACCT CAAGTATAAAAGATGGCAACAGAATTTCTGAAACAGCAATTGAGGATATGTTTATTCGAAGTTTTATGCAAGGAACATGGCATGGATTTTTTCTgagtgaaataattatcaaacggCAACATAACGTGATCAGAATCGCCGGAATTATTATACGCAGATTAACgcctattaaaatatattttttaatcggtTACACTGAAGAACTTCTAAGTTATTGGTTACACTGTCCAGTGAAATTAGAATTAGTATCTACAGAAAACAAAGATGATgttatatacaaaataatataa